The proteins below come from a single Tribolium castaneum strain GA2 chromosome 9, icTriCast1.1, whole genome shotgun sequence genomic window:
- the LOC107398308 gene encoding uncharacterized protein LOC107398308 isoform X2 has translation MDFSSENEIDAIASAAVSNLLPAKSRPQYEKTYLQFRQWCSMKKIDQVTENVLLAYLEEKSTTLKPPTLWALYAMLKATLNVKENIDTRYRSKKSQILDKEDISKFINEADDKIYLLMKTVLILGISGALRREELVKMKLTDIEDKQSVLIVKVPDTKTHCERIFTVSNLENIEIVRKYRALRPPRATSDRLFLKYTNGKCVNQNVGINKIGEIPSLIAKWLNKDEPKKYTGHCFRRSSATLLANAGGDLISIKRHGGWRSSTVAESYIEDSLNNKIEIANKIQPSSSTEENKITQPSTSASFNGENNFHLQASSLRPLGINGGTFSSCTFNFHMSK, from the exons atggattttagcagcgaaaacgaaatagatgcaattgcaagcgcggcagtgtcgaatcttttgcctgctaaatcaagaccgcagtacgaaaaaacgtatcttcagtttcggcagtggtgttctatgaaaaagattgatcaagtaacggaaaatgttttgttggcgtatttggaagaaaagtctaccaccttaaagccaccaacactctgggccctttatgcgatgttgaaaGCCACCTTAAACGTTAAAGAGAATATCGATACAC GTTACAGAAGCAAGAAGTcgcaaattttagacaaagaagacattagcaagtttattaatgaagcagatgacaagatatatttactgatgaag actgTGCTAATTTTGGGTATATCGGGAGCCCTTCGACGTGaagaattagttaaaatgaagctaactgacatagaagataaacagtctgtcttaattgtgaaggtgcctgatacaaaaacccactgcgaacgaatatttactgtttcaaatttagaaaatatagaaattgtcagaaaatatAGAGCTTTGCGGCCTCCACGGGCGACTAGTgaccgtttatttttaaagtataccaacggaaaatgtgtgaatcaaaatgttggaattaacaaaatcggagagataccaagtttgattgcaaagtggcttaacaaagacgaacctaaaaaatatactggtCACTGCTTCAGAAGAAGCTCTGCCACTCTTTTGGCGAATGCTGGAGGTgatctaatttcaattaaacgtcATGGGGGCTGGAGAAGCAGCACAGTGGCAGAAAGTTACATCGAGGactctttgaataataaaattgaaattgccaataaaattcaaccttcttcctccacagaagaaaacaaaatcactcAACCTTCTACATCGGCTTCTTTTAATGGCGAAAATAACTTTCATTTACAAGCGTCTTCACTCAGGCCTCTGGGGATAAACGGGGGCACGTTTTCGTcatgcacatttaattttcatatgtcaaagtaa
- the LOC107398308 gene encoding uncharacterized protein LOC107398308 isoform X1 has product MDFSSENEIDAIASAAVSNLLPAKSRPQYEKTYLQFRQWCSMKKIDQVTENVLLAYLEEKSTTLKPPTLWALYAMLKATLNVKENIDTRKFPKLVPYLKSKSVGYRSKKSQILDKEDISKFINEADDKIYLLMKTVLILGISGALRREELVKMKLTDIEDKQSVLIVKVPDTKTHCERIFTVSNLENIEIVRKYRALRPPRATSDRLFLKYTNGKCVNQNVGINKIGEIPSLIAKWLNKDEPKKYTGHCFRRSSATLLANAGGDLISIKRHGGWRSSTVAESYIEDSLNNKIEIANKIQPSSSTEENKITQPSTSASFNGENNFHLQASSLRPLGINGGTFSSCTFNFHMSK; this is encoded by the exons atggattttagcagcgaaaacgaaatagatgcaattgcaagcgcggcagtgtcgaatcttttgcctgctaaatcaagaccgcagtacgaaaaaacgtatcttcagtttcggcagtggtgttctatgaaaaagattgatcaagtaacggaaaatgttttgttggcgtatttggaagaaaagtctaccaccttaaagccaccaacactctgggccctttatgcgatgttgaaaGCCACCTTAAACGTTAAAGAGAATATCGATACACGTAAGTTTCCGAAGTTAGTGCCCTACCTGAAAAGCAAAAGCGTAGGTTACAGAAGCAAGAAGTcgcaaattttagacaaagaagacattagcaagtttattaatgaagcagatgacaagatatatttactgatgaag actgTGCTAATTTTGGGTATATCGGGAGCCCTTCGACGTGaagaattagttaaaatgaagctaactgacatagaagataaacagtctgtcttaattgtgaaggtgcctgatacaaaaacccactgcgaacgaatatttactgtttcaaatttagaaaatatagaaattgtcagaaaatatAGAGCTTTGCGGCCTCCACGGGCGACTAGTgaccgtttatttttaaagtataccaacggaaaatgtgtgaatcaaaatgttggaattaacaaaatcggagagataccaagtttgattgcaaagtggcttaacaaagacgaacctaaaaaatatactggtCACTGCTTCAGAAGAAGCTCTGCCACTCTTTTGGCGAATGCTGGAGGTgatctaatttcaattaaacgtcATGGGGGCTGGAGAAGCAGCACAGTGGCAGAAAGTTACATCGAGGactctttgaataataaaattgaaattgccaataaaattcaaccttcttcctccacagaagaaaacaaaatcactcAACCTTCTACATCGGCTTCTTTTAATGGCGAAAATAACTTTCATTTACAAGCGTCTTCACTCAGGCCTCTGGGGATAAACGGGGGCACGTTTTCGTcatgcacatttaattttcatatgtcaaagtaa